One window of the bacterium genome contains the following:
- the queA gene encoding tRNA preQ1(34) S-adenosylmethionine ribosyltransferase-isomerase QueA, producing the protein MTNKNSSLTLELFDYHLPPSLIAQRPADLRSASKLLRLDRKGRSIEHHNFSRLPDFLREGDLLVLNDTKVFPARLMARRDTGGAVEIFLLKFPVEGEETPCLVRPGRNIRDEERLLLGKGTTLIIRRGKDRFKDRFTVTGEDIGLGEAVWKFGQVPLPPYIRREADGPDDADSERYQTVYASEPGAVAAPTAGLHFDEDVLGLIREKGVPIGKITLHVGPGTFQPVRSRDITEHRMDGEYYTVPSDTAKLIEDVKKGGGRVVAVGTTVVRTLESAFCTQGVRAGEGTSELFIYPGYRFSVVDALVTNFHLPGSTLLMLVCAFAGTDFVMQAYREAVKQNYRFYSYGDAMFIE; encoded by the coding sequence ATGACGAACAAAAACTCCTCACTCACTCTCGAATTATTCGACTATCATCTCCCCCCCTCTCTCATCGCCCAGAGGCCTGCCGATCTCAGGTCGGCATCGAAGCTGCTTCGGCTGGACCGGAAAGGGAGAAGTATCGAACACCATAACTTCAGCAGGCTGCCGGATTTTCTGAGGGAGGGGGATCTCCTTGTCCTGAACGACACGAAGGTTTTTCCGGCACGCCTCATGGCAAGGAGAGATACCGGTGGCGCGGTTGAGATCTTTCTGTTGAAGTTCCCGGTGGAAGGTGAGGAGACCCCTTGCCTTGTGCGCCCCGGCCGCAATATCCGCGATGAGGAGAGGCTTTTACTGGGAAAAGGGACGACCCTCATTATCAGACGCGGAAAGGACCGATTTAAGGACCGATTCACTGTGACCGGTGAGGACATCGGTCTGGGTGAGGCCGTTTGGAAGTTCGGTCAAGTGCCCCTTCCCCCTTATATCCGACGGGAGGCAGATGGTCCTGATGATGCTGACAGTGAGCGTTACCAGACAGTCTATGCCAGTGAGCCGGGAGCGGTGGCTGCTCCAACAGCCGGCCTGCATTTTGACGAGGATGTTCTTGGGCTTATCAGGGAAAAGGGAGTTCCCATCGGCAAGATCACCCTGCATGTGGGACCGGGTACATTTCAACCGGTGAGATCCCGGGATATTACAGAACACCGTATGGATGGTGAGTACTACACGGTACCGTCCGATACGGCGAAACTGATCGAGGATGTAAAGAAGGGCGGCGGAAGGGTTGTAGCAGTAGGTACCACAGTGGTCAGGACCCTCGAGTCGGCCTTCTGCACCCAGGGTGTCAGGGCAGGCGAGGGGACGAGCGAACTTTTTATCTACCCTGGCTATCGTTTCTCGGTTGTGGATGCCCTGGTCACCAACTTTCACCTTCCCGGATCCACTCTGCTCATGCTGGTCTGCGCCTTTGCCGGTACTGACTTCGTAATGCAAGCTTACAGGGAAGCGGTCAAACAAAACTATCGCTT
- a CDS encoding SpoIID/LytB domain-containing protein, with translation MVAFSPVSGGAQLDGSDVVASVYRIKPEKGMLMYGGRPFRGYLTVLISAGRLMVVSQMPLEFYLVGVVNGEIDSSWPMDAVKAQVVAARSYALYQMKVQALYYDLKTDVTSQVYAGFDSEDERTREAVKSTRGQVLYKDEELIQTFFHSSCGGNTTSAREVWGMAQPAQEGVYCGECEEAPYARWNLPLEAGEIIRAVKAFFPGVDGVSSMGVHRRSRDGRIQTLFAETGKGRVLFDAGEFRKEMGYRRLPSTSFSLGMSGDRIILTGQGYGHGVGLCQWGARGSALRGMDYKQILRKYYVGAEIRSAY, from the coding sequence ATGGTGGCTTTCAGCCCAGTGTCGGGTGGGGCCCAACTGGATGGGTCAGATGTCGTGGCATCGGTTTACAGGATCAAGCCCGAGAAGGGGATGCTCATGTACGGCGGCCGTCCATTCAGGGGATACCTGACCGTCCTGATAAGCGCCGGGAGACTTATGGTGGTCTCCCAAATGCCCCTTGAATTCTACCTCGTGGGGGTAGTCAACGGGGAGATTGATTCATCCTGGCCCATGGACGCGGTAAAGGCCCAGGTGGTAGCTGCCAGGAGTTACGCTCTTTATCAAATGAAGGTCCAGGCCCTTTATTATGATCTTAAAACCGATGTTACCAGCCAGGTTTACGCAGGTTTTGATTCGGAGGACGAAAGGACAAGGGAGGCGGTTAAATCGACCCGTGGACAGGTCCTGTACAAGGATGAGGAACTGATCCAGACATTCTTTCACTCTTCATGCGGGGGAAACACAACCTCGGCTCGTGAGGTGTGGGGCATGGCACAACCGGCACAGGAGGGTGTTTATTGTGGAGAGTGTGAAGAGGCCCCCTACGCTCGCTGGAACCTGCCGCTGGAAGCCGGTGAGATCATTAGAGCAGTCAAAGCTTTTTTTCCCGGGGTAGATGGGGTGAGCTCCATGGGTGTTCACAGGAGATCCAGGGACGGAAGGATCCAAACTCTTTTCGCTGAAACAGGAAAAGGGCGTGTCCTTTTCGATGCCGGGGAATTCAGGAAAGAGATGGGGTACCGGCGGCTACCGAGCACCAGCTTCTCCCTGGGAATGTCCGGTGACAGGATTATCCTCACCGGCCAGGGTTACGGGCACGGTGTTGGGTTGTGCCAGTGGGGAGCCCGCGGAAGCGCTTTGCGGGGTATGGATTACAAGCAGATACTGAGGAAGTACTATGTAGGCGCGGAAATTCGTAGCGCCTACTAG
- a CDS encoding DUF2065 domain-containing protein, with amino-acid sequence MNFQWDIFIAALGLALILEGLPYFLGPEAVKKLVGKVLELPPSSLRFFGLTAIVAGLALVALSRLLG; translated from the coding sequence TTGAATTTTCAATGGGACATATTCATAGCCGCCCTGGGGCTTGCTCTGATCCTCGAGGGTCTGCCCTATTTTCTGGGACCTGAGGCTGTAAAAAAACTTGTGGGTAAGGTGTTGGAACTTCCCCCTTCCTCGCTGAGGTTCTTCGGCCTTACCGCTATTGTTGCGGGTCTTGCTCTGGTGGCTCTGTCTCGGCTGCTGGGATAA
- a CDS encoding HD domain-containing protein → MTFSFVNIFLFILVALLAGALIYTFSYLHRLNRASQHPVDEETLSSIPSSSLPVLSNISNRIALLSEALTEQKRVESYRQKMTAMEKQEISHLLEKEALSRQLERQLDETRQANLMVSGLNQDLEEINASLNEAINRLSALNQISRMLGLEHDKKQIYSMAVSLPVELLKAEIGHLMLPEVEKDNLVVEFSLGLAKAKTGTKQSIPVGKGLAGWVALNKKSLLVEDFDKQDRFPLVSTMGYRRRTAISAPIMIKDELIGIISLINRKDGTCFSEEDRTLLATIASETAMAINNALLLERIQRGYFSMVQSLIVAVESKDVYTKGHSERVTQYSLLIGEQMGLDMDQLEIIQQAGVLHDIGKITVELSILNKPTSLNSGEYNEIKDHPLTGFRILEPIDFSEKIKMCVLQHHERIDGMGYPNGFESEDILLEAKILAAADAFDAMTTKRPYRDPLSVQEALREIDRCSGTQFDPEVVEVLTRVVHALTNSGGVAIMQR, encoded by the coding sequence ATGACTTTCAGCTTCGTCAATATTTTTCTGTTCATACTCGTTGCCCTTTTGGCAGGAGCACTGATCTATACGTTCAGTTACCTCCACCGCCTGAACAGGGCCTCGCAACATCCCGTAGACGAAGAAACCCTCTCTTCGATCCCCTCTTCCTCGCTGCCGGTCCTTTCAAACATTTCAAACCGCATCGCTTTGCTGTCCGAAGCCCTCACGGAACAAAAAAGGGTGGAGAGTTACCGGCAGAAGATGACAGCCATGGAAAAACAGGAGATCTCCCACCTCCTGGAGAAGGAAGCTCTCTCCAGGCAACTGGAACGTCAACTTGATGAAACCAGGCAGGCCAACCTGATGGTCTCGGGCCTCAACCAGGATCTGGAAGAGATCAATGCCAGCCTGAACGAAGCCATCAATCGCCTATCGGCCCTGAACCAGATCAGCCGGATGCTGGGATTGGAGCACGACAAGAAGCAGATCTACAGCATGGCCGTCTCCCTGCCGGTTGAACTCCTTAAAGCTGAAATCGGTCATTTGATGCTGCCGGAAGTTGAAAAGGACAACCTGGTGGTTGAGTTCTCTCTTGGACTTGCAAAGGCAAAGACCGGTACCAAACAGTCCATCCCGGTTGGTAAGGGACTCGCCGGTTGGGTGGCCTTAAACAAGAAATCCCTCCTGGTGGAAGATTTTGACAAACAGGACCGCTTTCCTTTGGTTAGCACCATGGGTTACAGGCGACGAACCGCAATTTCAGCTCCTATCATGATAAAGGACGAACTTATCGGGATTATTTCCCTTATTAACAGAAAAGACGGAACATGCTTTTCAGAAGAGGACCGGACCCTCCTCGCTACCATCGCCTCGGAAACAGCCATGGCCATTAACAACGCTTTGCTCCTCGAAAGGATACAGAGGGGTTATTTTTCCATGGTTCAATCCCTCATCGTAGCCGTTGAATCGAAGGATGTTTACACCAAGGGGCATTCGGAGCGTGTTACACAATACTCCCTGCTCATCGGCGAACAGATGGGGCTTGACATGGACCAGTTGGAGATCATACAGCAGGCCGGAGTTCTTCACGACATCGGGAAGATCACTGTTGAGTTGAGCATCCTGAACAAACCCACCTCTCTGAATAGCGGTGAGTATAATGAGATAAAGGACCATCCTCTCACTGGTTTCAGGATCCTCGAACCCATCGACTTCAGCGAGAAGATCAAAATGTGTGTCCTCCAACATCACGAGCGGATCGACGGTATGGGGTATCCCAACGGTTTCGAAAGTGAGGATATCCTGCTTGAGGCCAAGATCCTGGCCGCTGCGGACGCTTTCGACGCCATGACAACAAAACGCCCGTACCGTGACCCTCTGAGCGTCCAGGAGGCCTTGCGTGAGATAGACCGATGCTCGGGGACCCAGTTCGACCCGGAAGTCGTCGAGGTCCTGACCCGAGTGGTCCACGCTCTGACAAATTCGGGTGGGGTGGCTATCATGCAGCGATAA